From a single Candoia aspera isolate rCanAsp1 chromosome 2, rCanAsp1.hap2, whole genome shotgun sequence genomic region:
- the SLF1 gene encoding SMC5-SMC6 complex localization factor protein 1: MEEVVEKPRIQLTGFKNEEKKMLIQLLLKLDCFFFDSEQYRNCTHLIAKRPCKSEKFLAACAAGKWVLTKDYIINSAESGRWLDETTYEWGYKIKKDSLYSPQMQSAPKRWREELTRSGAAGAFHRWKVVPLIKSGDKRKDSFIRVLNAGKANIYAALSTPKDITHVLTNNTILNQQKLKHLIRAPYYPVRYLGIYLLENEIKSNIEEYEKKSVEHEQVSRGAVADMQLVEMRNKLIKHIYYQQAMLSKYTQVDQMVECNKKRENAHRSAGNKILEELVDDHFFLTAITEFFAGKDLIPPAKLLHSLLEHILQGNSDPPISVQFFHIMYTLLEHNPPWKSPSMLRYYLEVLQCPVCKNGTWSLMEMLVRSCLYHSNICHSVTNPETTDADKTFHKKLLIFVMNLFNAEVLALTRRLYEGSDSHNLRVMPQTVLLNTFWLGTDSVLFTKQINILIDWVINSCREKIKTNDIFKHEIADLLNAILGAVVEYWILSGFIMDKNMLHSVADDLASYIAISCDDFSYEELKVFISSIPSLWLEMFVAEAVFKNLYFQNSTILSNELLSLQKIVCCYLPTLQAGMCEKEKMQKEKKKIGQWPCSESQRALLMLSGDKNQAKVLPDVPVQTNDNSTHLPKNIESRTKPTMLHGKENCHSSANQMNIHKVNLKGETALHIACKSNNVKKLVRLLTVPGIDINVKDYAGWTPLHEACNHGSTVCVREILQHCPEVNLFSQVDGVTPLHDALSNGHLAIAELLLQHGGPILLQQKDSEGNLPLNYINCPATKQHLLNIVKLQQTVEEFHAQVQSNFYNQQKELWIILFCKMLLNLCSVYDLFRPFPITFRKLACSDPFLVTDDCCKFNMSSSSHWLIDLYFRELETFQKLPEYLQKTIEDIKNGPEEQKQAFSTMLQQIIITIQAHT; this comes from the exons GAAAATGGGTACTAACTAAGGACTACATAATTAATAGTGCTGAAAGTGGCAGATGGCTTGATGAAACAACTTATGAATGgggatataaaattaaaaaagattcTCTTTATTCACCTCAAATGCAATCTGCACCTAAAAGATGGCGTGAAGAGCTCACACGTTCTGGTGCTGCAGGAGCGTTCCACAGATGGAAAGTTGTCCCGCTTATTAAGAGTGGTGATAAACGAAAGGATTCTTTTATAAG ggttcTAAATGCTGGGAAAGCCAATATTTATGCAGCATTAAGTACACCAAAGGATATTACCCATGTTTTAactaataatacaatattaaatcaACAAAAACTGAAACATCTCATTAGAGCTCCATACTATCCAGTTCGTTATTTAGGAATTTATCTTTTAGAG AATGAAATTAAAAGCAATATTGAAGAATACGAGAAGAAAAGTGTTGAACATGAGCAAGTATCAAGAGGAGCAGTGGCTGATATGCAACTTGTTGAAATGAGAAATAAACTTATCAAGCATATATATTATCAACAG GCGATGCTAAGCAAGTACACTCAAGTGGACCAAATGGTGGAATGCAACAAAAAG CGTGAAAATGCTCACCGTTCTGCAGGAAACAAGATATTGGAAGAACTAGTGGATGATCATTTTTTTCTAACTGCAATCACAGAGTTTTTCGCTGGAAAAGATCTTATTCCTCCTGCTAAACTACTTCATTCTCTTTTAGAGCATATCCTACAG GGCAATTCAGACCCTCCaatttctgttcagttttttCACATAATGTATACTCTCCTCGAACATAATCCTCCTTGGAAATCACCTTCCATGCTAAGATATTACCTTGAAGTTCTTCAGTGTCCTGTTTGTAAGAATGGAACGTGGTCTCTGATGGAAATGCTTGTCAG atcTTGTCTTTACCACAGTAATATTTGTCATTCAGTCACAAATCCAGAGACTACAGATGCGGACAAAACCTTTCACAAAAAGCTGCTGATATTTGTTATGAATTTGTTCAATGCTGAAGTGCTGGCATTAACAAGaag ATTGTATGAAGGAAGTGATTCACATAATCTGCGAGTGATGCCACAGACAGTTCTTTTGAACACCTTTTGGTTAGGAACTGATTCAGTGCTTTtcaccaaacaaataaatattctaatagACTGGGTCATAAATTCATGTAGAGAAAAGATCAAGACAAATGAT ATCTTCAAACATGAAATAGCTGATCTATTAAATGCAATTTTGGGAGCTGTTGTGGAATATTGGATTCTTTCAGGGTTCATAATGGACAAGAATATGTTGCATTCTGTAGCTGATGACCTTGCTTCTTATATTGCCATTTCGTGTGATG ATTTTTCATATGAGGAATTAAAAGTATTCATTTCTTCCATCCCATCCCTGTGGCTTGAAATGTTTGTTGCAGAAGCTgtgtttaaaaatctgtatttccaAAATAGTACCATTCTTTCTAACGAACTGCTTTCTCTTCAAAAAATA GTTTGTTGCTATCTGCCTACTTTACAAGCAGGGatgtgtgagaaagagaagatgcagaaagaaaagaagaaaatagggcAATGGCCATGCTCTGAGTCTCAGAGGGCGTTACTGATGTTAAGTGGCGATAAGAACCAAGCCAAAGTACTGCCTGATGTACC TGTACAAACCAATGATAACTCCACTCATCTACCCAAAAATATAGAAAGCAGAACCAAGCCTACCATGTTGCATGGCAAAGAAAATTGCCATTCTTCAGCTAACCAGATGAATATTCATAAGGTTAATCTTAAAG GGGAGACAGCTCTGCATATTGCTTGCAAAAGCAACAATGTGAAGAAATTGGTTCGTCTTCTGACTGTACCAGGAATAGATATTAATGTTAAAG ACTATGCTGGTTGGACACCTTTGCACGAAGCCTGTAACCATGGTAGCACAGTGTGCGTCCGTGAAATTTTGCAGCATTGTCCGGAGGTAAACCTGTTCAGTCAAGTGGATGGGGTGACTCCCTTGCATGATGCACTGTCAAACGGACACTTAGCGATTGCTGAGCTTCTACTTCAGCATGGTG GACCAATATTGCTACAGCAGAAAGATTCTGAAGGAAACTTACCACTCAATTACATAAATTGTCCAGCAACTAAGCAACATCTTTTGAATATTGTGAAGCTGCAACAGACAGTTGAGGAATTTCATGCTCAAGTACAAAGTAATTTCTATAATCAACAGAAAGAATTATGGATAATCTTATTTTGCAAGATGTTATTAAATCTTTGTTCTGTATATGACTTATTTAGACCTTTTCCTATTACCTTTAGAAAGCTTgcttgctcagatccattcctgGTGACAGATGACTGTTGTAAGTTTAATATGAGCTCTTCTAGTCATTGGTTAATAGATCTTTATTTTAGAGAGCTTGAAACTTTTCAGAAACTTCCAGAATATCTTCAGAAAACAATTGAGGATATTAAAAATGGCCCAGAAGAACAGAAACAAGCTTTTTCCACAATGTTACAGCAAATTATAATTACAATTCAGGCTCATACTTAG